Proteins from a genomic interval of Salvelinus sp. IW2-2015 unplaced genomic scaffold, ASM291031v2 Un_scaffold1467, whole genome shotgun sequence:
- the LOC139024403 gene encoding LOW QUALITY PROTEIN: broad substrate specificity ATP-binding cassette transporter ABCG2-like (The sequence of the model RefSeq protein was modified relative to this genomic sequence to represent the inferred CDS: inserted 5 bases in 3 codons) — MIRGISGGERKRTNIGMELIMXPSVLFLDEPTTGLDASTANSVLLLLKRMANQGRTIIMSIHXPRYSIYRLFDXLTLLVSGKQVYHGPAQNALDYFADIGYACEAHNNPADFFLDVINGDSTATAMNKIQGEGHMRAIMSYKAVVPYSI, encoded by the exons ATGATCCGGGGGATCtctggaggggagaggaagaggaccaaCATCGGCATGGAGCTCATCAT ACCCTCGGTTCTCTTCTTGGATGAACCCACCACGGGCCTGGACGCTAGCACCGCTAACTCTGTCCTGCTGCTGCTAAAAAG AATGGCCAATCAGGGACGCACCATCATCATGTCCATCCA ACCGCGTTACTCCATCTACCGGCTGTTCG TCCTGACCCTGCTAGTTAGCGGCAAACAGGTGTACCATGGGCCGGCCCAGAATGCACTGGACTATTTCGCCGACATAG GTTACGCCTGCGAGGCCCACAACAACCCAGCCGACTTCTTCCTAGACGTCATCAACGGAGACTCTACTGCCACTGCTATGAACAAGATTCAGGGAGAAG GCCATATGAGGGCTATCATGTCATACAAGGCTGTGGTACCATACAGCATATGA